One part of the Suncus etruscus isolate mSunEtr1 chromosome 2, mSunEtr1.pri.cur, whole genome shotgun sequence genome encodes these proteins:
- the LOC126001868 gene encoding protein-lysine methyltransferase METTL21C-like → MQEDSSEVPPRDSNKTELSLQSIQKFVPTDYASYTQENYLFAGRKIVLQESIESYGALVWPAAMALCQYLEEHTEELNLQDAKVIEIGAGPGLVSTVASILGAQVTATDLPDVLGNLQYNLLRNTLSCATHLPEVKELVWGEGLERNFPKASFYYDYVVASDVVYHHYCLDQLLATMVHLCQPGTVLLWANKFRLSTDYEFLGRFKQLFDTTLLADFPESSVKLFQGILKWD, encoded by the coding sequence ATGCAGGAGGATAGCTCGGAGGTACCCCCAAGAGATTCTAACAAGACTGAACTGTCTCTTCAAAGCATCCAGAAATTTGTTCCCACAGATTATGCCAGCTACACGCAGGAGAACTATCTGTTTGCAGGCAGGAAGATTGTCCTTCAAGAGTCGATTGAGAGCTACGGAGCCTTGGTGTGGCCGGCGGCAATGGCTTTGTGTCAGTATTTGGAGGAACACACAGAAGAACTGAATCTCCAAGATGCAAAGGTGATAGAAATTGGTGCTGGACCAGGCCTGGTGTCCACTGTGGCCAGCATCTTAGGAGCTCAAGTGACAGCGACGGACCTGCCGGATGTCCTGGGAAACCTTCAGTACAACCTTCTCAGGAACACGCTGAGCTGTGCGACGCATCTGCCCGAAGTGAAGGAGCTAGTGTGGGGAGAAGGCCTGGAGCGGAACTTCCCCAAAGCCTCCTTCTATTATGACTACGTGGTTGCCAGCGATGTGGTCTACCACCACTACTGTCTGGACCAGCTGCTGGCCACCATGGTCCACCTCTGCCAGCCGGGCACCGTGCTGCTCTGGGCAAACAAGTTCAGGCTCAGCACTGACTACGAGTTTCTAGGGAGGTTCAAGCAGCTGTTTGACACCACCCTCTTGGCTGACTTTCCAGAGTCATCGGTCAAACTTTTTCAAGGGATTTTGAAATGGGACTGA